In Hydractinia symbiolongicarpus strain clone_291-10 chromosome 4, HSymV2.1, whole genome shotgun sequence, the following proteins share a genomic window:
- the LOC130641752 gene encoding trichohyalin-like: MELGVEISQKVKKTIKRQLQTLGSYVDDELPEYIMVMIANKRTREQMVEDLNLFLNDEADKFVSWLFVILDRIQKAMQLPGIDAIIEEETVSKNDTKKKSKKNKNDEVDNEDKRQFKEKKKDDPEREKARKQREEEQKKRDKERESEISRRRKEREKRAREDEGRKNNARKNIDSGNRKSSSGEQRKLSHSEKADKNNDKEVDIRLEAEEEAKRIERRSDRNRNPMDFVKQIAKDIDKKLLSPEDEKSNTKIGEEKQPVEKQPVEKQPVEKQPVEKSDLKDVGKSADPVEFNNSSLDGGTLGNISLHAVTQYDDGENEIEKTDKSNDKRKRSHSHDKQHSHKSKISKSRSKSPPKTKSKSPKRRDRSRSGGRKGWRSRERSRSKSPKSLRRSSRSRNSRRSRSRSPRMHTTRSHSDSHHHSKRHSRSRSRDRARRGSNRSKSRSHSKEKDSSEKYRSSTKSAEKRKVPTVVNEESKVEKVQPIPSQVKVVTDFQRKPSLSRHQQATSALLKKAVTEAVNEKPEENTEIGDSIEFDYTENIEVLHKEESTYSDLKTKCAGSDRKVILDDVDDGLATITVNIKAKDNLRDRSYKKSSHDQSRSHDKSRRLDASKRKQKGGVKSSDDEDIELRKGLLHDMSKLDARYAILKSRLDHATSTRTGVHGNTAGSQARRNRNEPKKERYLGSMVADMEEESRLSKLRKDRNMRWEERKRMLQVRRRADLVRSRDHRGKSSDEESAGPKQRVGTLKQETKNIGRHEQKRSLRLSSGGDLRNLLSKRLGAVSSSDDEDTIARKLREKIKEEKHKKLFGLLKPNEMELLKKEREDLRQKLKEKHTSRKKKDMAPDDDNSKEEEEGGGGEGEEVEENEEDTKKETSDEEDEWVEDNKKSEDEEEEEEEEEKKEEGVEEEGHRDEEENYEGSEENERNVRAIEEIEQDDAMVSGCEENVVEDENDEGNENEEMAVEEEADEEVKEEEDHEKETIHQTENDSVQDEEAASNNGTPKNDEKTTEISVDDIRKSMHQEDESSPDREAVVEEEKGSKKEDGKKIKSEKKSKHKSSKRRRLRHEFIVTLDGFEGGKGITIKAGTPSRTRERSPKKRRSKEAVTVVSKRKKREKSSSLTQSDEEFKAIIKKSEQGNAAKKHSDHKQRHKRRERSHSGTHDNSSDSIDREILLAEEKLKTQKLLRKSLEQVQSLDTTSLEVKKPKTAFINPRFQQKALPPTLAQTTYVLASQPSLVKCETDLRTLISSTEVIAPTEKVEFITSPNTSVALVSPSNVTEASRSKQPAPAVMSSERTKTQERCLYWPECTNSKCQFVHPNVNCKTFPNCSFGERCLYIHPQCKFGDRCTKADCVFSHLFGTQSAQLCKFGSKCTKMDCPYKHPIAKPCRFGSSCANPDCLYLHERRSKPGSKLKWVSEKSHISERTFALDESVVSTATVTVTTKQP, from the exons ATGGAGCTTGGTGTGGAAATCAGTCAAAAAGTTAAA aaaaccaTTAAAAGGCAGTTGCAGACATTAGGAAGTTATGTAG aTGATGAACTACCTGAGTACATCATGGTTATGATTGCAAATAAACGAACCAGAGAGCAAATGGTCGAAGATCTTAACTTGTTTCTAAATGATGAAGCAGACAAGTTTGTGTCATG GTTGTTTGTGATCTTGGATCGTATTCAGAAGGCAATGCAAT TGCCTGGTATTGATGCTATTATTGAAGAGGAGACGGTCAGTAAAAACGATACAAAAAAGAAGTCAAAGAAGAATAAAAACGATGAAGTGGATAATGAAGATAAAAGGCAatttaaagaaaagaagaaagatgATCCAGAGAGAGAAAAAGCACGGAAACAGCGAGAAGAAGAGCAGAAAAAACGTGACAAAGAAAGAGAGAGTGAAATTTCTAGACGAagaaaagagagagaaaaacgaGCTAGGGAAGATGaaggaagaaaaaataatgcaaGGAAGAACATAGATAGTGGCAATAGAAAAAGCAGCAGTGGCGAGCAAAGAAAGTTAAGTCATTCTGAAAAGGCTGATAAAAACAATGATAAAGAAGTTGATATTAGGTTAGAAGCAGAGGAAGAAGCtaaaagaattgaaagaagAAGTGATCGAAATCGAAATCCTATGGATTTTGTCAAACAAATAGCAAAGGATATTGATAAAAAGCTATTGTCTCCTGAGGATGAGAAAAGTAATACTAAAATAGGTGAAGAAAAACAACCTGTAGAAAAACAACCTGTAGAAAAACAACCTGTAGAAAAACAACCTGTAGAAAAGAGTGATTTGAAAGATGTTGGGAAAAGTGCTGATCCAGTAGAATTTAACAACAGTTCACTAGATGGTGGTACACTTGGGAATATATCACTTCACGCAGTAACGCAGTATGATGATGGAGAAAATGAGATAGAAAAAACTGATAAATCAAACGACAAAAGAAAGCGTTCTCACTCACATGACAAACAACATAGTCATAAATCAAAAATATCTAAATCTAGGTCAAAAAGCCCACCAAAAACAAAATCTAAAAGTCCTAAAAGGCGTGATAGGTCCAGATCTGGTGGTCGTAAAGGATGGAGAAGTCGAGAGAGGTCGAGATCTAAGAGTCCAAAATCGTTGAGGAGAAGTTCAAGATCGCGAAATTCCAGGAGATCTAGGTCGCGTAGCCCTAGAATGCATACGACTAGAAGCCACAGTGACAGTCATCATCATTCAAAGCGCCATTCTAGGTCCAGGTCACGTGATAGAGCACGTCGCGGAAGTAACCGCTCAAAATCCAGATCCCATTCTAAGGAGAAAGATAGTTCAGAAAAGTACAGAAGTTCCACGAAGAGtgctgaaaaaagaaaagttccTACTGTTG TAAACGAGGAATCCAAAGTGGAAAAAGTGCAGCCGATCCCAAGTCAAGTTAAAGTGGTTACAGATTTTCAACGAAA GCCCAGCTTATCACGTCATCAGCAAGCAACAAGTGCACTGTTAAAGAAAGCAGTAACAGAAGCTGTGAATGAGAAACCAGAAGAAAATACTGAG ATTGGCGATAGTATTGAATTTGACTATACAGAAAATATTGAAGTGTTGCAT AAAGAGGAATCTACATATAGCGACCTTAAGACAAAATGTGCAGGTTCAGATAGAAAGGTTATACTTGATGATGTTGATGATGGTCTGGCGACCATTACCGTGAACATCAAAGCTAAAGACAATCTAAGAGACCGTAGCTACAAAAAGAGTAGTCATGATCAATCACGAAGTCATGACAAATCGCGAAGGTTGGACGCATCTAAGCGTAAACAAAAGGGAGGGGTTAAATCAAGCGATGATGAAGATATTGAATTAAGGAAGGGTTTATTGCATGACATGAGTAAACTAGATGCTCGATATGCAATATTAAAATCCCGTTTAGATCATGCAACATCAACTAGAACTGGTGTGCATGGTAACACAGCTGGCTCACAAGCAAGACGCAACAGAAACGAGCCTAAGAAGGAGAGATATTTGGGGAGTATGGTGGCTGATATGGAAGAAGAGTCACGTTTGAGTAAACTGAGGAAAGATAGGAATATGAGATGGGAAGAGAGGAAGCGTATGTTGCAAGTCAGACGACGTGCAGATTTGGTACGAAGTAGAGATCATCGAGGGAAGTCAAGTGATGAGGAAAGTGCCGGCCCGAAACAACGTGTTGGGACGTTAAAAcaggaaacaaaaaacattggaCGACACGAACAAAAACGGTCATTGCGACTCTCGTCTGGTGGGGATCTACGAAATCTGTTGAGCAAAAGGCTGGGTGCGGTTTCTTCGAGTGATGACGAAGATACAATCGCGCGTAAGCTAAGGGAGAAAATCAAAgaggaaaaacataaaaaattgttcgggttACTAAAACCCAATGAAATGGAACTTCTTAAAAAAGAAAGGGAAGATTTAAggcaaaaattaaaagagaaacatacttcaagaaaaaagaaagatatgGCTCCAGATGATGATAATtctaaagaagaagaagaaggaggaGGAGGAGAAGGAGAAGAGGTAGAGGAAAATGAAGAAGATACAAAGAAGGAAACGTCGGATGAAGAAGACGAATGGGTGGAGGATAACAAAAAAAGTGAAgacgaggaagaagaagaagaagaagaagaaaaaaaagaagaaggtgTTGAGGAAGAAGGTCATCGAGATGAAGAAGAAAATTACGAAGGAAGCGAAGAAAACGAAAGAAATGTTAGAGCAATAGAGGAAATTGAACAAGATGACGCTATGGTAAGTGGTTGCGAAGAGAATGTCGTTGAAGATGAAAACGATGAAGGAAACGAAAATGAAGAAATGGCAGTAGAGGAAGAAGCAGACGAAGAAGTAAAAGAGGAAGAGGACCATGAAAAAGAAACAATTCATCAGACGGAAAATGACAGTGTACAGGATGAAGAAGCAGCAAGCAATAATGGTACCCCAAAAAACGATGAGAAAACAACAGAAATATCTGTGGATGATATACGAAAGAGCATGCATCAGGAAGATGAATCATCGCCTGATCGTGAAGCAGttgtagaagaagaaaaaggaagtaaaaaagaagatggcaaaaaaataaaaagtgagAAAAAAAGCAAACACAAGTCGTCAAAGAGAAG GCGATTACGACATGAGTTCATTGTGACATTGGATGGATTTGAAGGTGGTAAAGGCATCACCATAAAAGCTGGTACTCCGTCTAGAACTAGGGAAAGATCTCCGAAGAAAAGACGCTCGAAAGAGGCGGTAACTGTCGTAAGTAAGCGTAAAAAGCGAGAGAAAAGCTCAAGTTTAACGCAAAGCGACGAGGAGTTCAAAGCCATCATTAAAAAATCAGAGCAGGGAAACGCTGCAAAGAAACACAGCGACCATAAGCAGCGTCACAAGCGAAGGGAAAGAAGTCATTCCGGAACTCATGACAACTCATCAGACTCAATTGACAGAGAGATATtattagctgaagaaaagttaaaaacacaaaaactacTACGAAAATCTTTAGAACAGGTACAGAGTCTTGATACTACATCGTTGGAAGTGAAAAAACCAAAAACTGCTTTTATAAACCCACGTTTCCAACAGAAAGCTCTCCCACCAACGTTAGCACAAACAACTTACGTACTCGCATCACAACCAAGCCTAGTGAAATGTGAAACAGATTTAAGAACTTTAATATCTTCAACTGAAGTCATAGCACCCACAGAGAAGGTGGAATTTATTACTTCACCCAATACAAGTGTAGCATTGGTATCACCGTCTAATGTTACAG AAGCCTCTCGATCTAAACAACCAGCACCAGCCGTGATGTCATCAGAGCGAACGAAAACGCAAGAACGTTGTCTATACTGGCCAGAGTGTacaaattcaaaatgtcaatttgtccaTCCAAACGTAAATTGCAA aaCCTTTCCAAATTGTTCGTTTGGAGAACGTTGCCTATACATCCATCCACAATGCAAATTTGGAGACAG GTGCACCAAAGCAGATTGCGTTTTCAGTCATTTGTTTGGAACCCAATCTG CTCAACTATGCAAATTCGGTTCAAAATGCACAAAAATGGACTGTCCATACAAGCACCCGATTGCAAAA CCTTGCCGGTTTGGAAGCAGCTGCGCCAATCCAGATTGTTTGTATCTTCATGAAAGGAGGTCAAAACCTGGCTCTAAGCTGAAATGGGTATCCGAAAAATCTCATATCAG TGAACGAACTTTCGCGTTGGACGAGTCAGTTGTTTCCACAGCAACCGTTACCGTAACAACCAAGCAACCATAA